From the genome of Ralstonia insidiosa:
TCTGTACTTTGCCTCGCATGCCGAGGCGCTGGTTGCGCACGATGTGCTGACGGGCATTTCGGGCTTTCTACAGAACCACCGCCACTGGCGTGTGTTGGCCGACTTGTTTCTGCTGGCGATGTTCGGCGGTTTCTACAGCGTGCCGCTGTATGCGCTGATCCAGAGCCGCTGCGAGCCGACGCACCGTGCCCGCATCATCGCGGCCAACAACATCCTCAATGCACTGTTCATGATCGCCTCGGCCGTGCTGGCGATGGTGCTTACGCACGCCGGCTTCACGATCCCGCAGTTGTTCCTGGTGACCGGCATCCTCAACGCGGTGGTGGCCATCTACATCTACACGCTGGTGCCGGAGTTCCTGATCCGATTTGTGATGTGGCTGCTGATCCATACCGTCTACCGGGTGAAGGTGGAGGGCGCAGAGCGCATTCCTGACGAGGGCCCGTGCCTGCTGGTCTGCAACCACGTGAGTTTTGTCGATGCCGTGGTGGTGGGCGCCTTCGTACGCCGGCCGGTGCGCTTTGTGATGGATCACCGTATCTTCAAGGTGCCGGTGCTGTCGTGGTTCTTCCGCACGGTCAAGGCGATTCCCATTGCGCCGATGCACGAAGATCCGGAGATGCTTAAGCGCGCCTACGATGCCATCGCCGCAGCGCTGGCCGAAGGCGAAGTCGTCTGCATTTTCCCCGAAGGCAAGATCACCGCCACCGGCGAGATGAACCCGTTCAAGGAAGGCGTACGTCGCATTGTTGAACGCACGCCGGTGCCGGTGGTGCCGATGGCGCTGCGCGGCCTGTGGGGCAGCTTCTTCTCGCGCCACGGCGGCGCGGCAATGACGCGGCCGTTCCGGCGCGGTTTCCTCAACAAGCTGGAGTTGTGTATTGGTACGCCGGTGCCGGCGCAGGCGGTGTCGCCGGAAGGGCTGCAGGCCGCTGTGTTGGCGCTGCGTGGCGAGTGGCTCTGACGGTTGGTGTACCGTCGGAATTCGCTACACTGCCGATTGGTCCGCTACCGGCCTCGCTTTTTTCTTATCCTCAAACTCTCCCGTTATCTGCCATGAAACTCGCTTCCCTGCTGCTGTGCGCTTCGTCGCTTGCCCTGGCCGCTGTTAGTGCGCAAGCCGCATCGCCTGCCAGCGAAACCTTGCCCTCCGGTGTGGTCGTCCAGACCCTGACCAAGGGCACTGGCCCGTCGCCCAAGGCCAGCGATACGGTCAAGGTGCACTACCGCGGTACGCTGACCGATGGCAAAGAGTTTGACAGTTCTTACAAGCGCGGCCAGCCGATCTCGTTCCCGCTGAACCGAGTGATTCCGTGCTGGACCGAAGGCGTGCAGAAGATGCAGGTGGGCGGCAAGGCGAAGCTGACGTGCCCGGCGGCCACCGCCTACGGCGAGCGTGGCGTGCCCGGCACGATTCCGCCCAATTCCACGCTGAACTTCGAAGTTGAGTTGCTTGGCATTGGCGGCTGATCGTCGGTCGCCAATGCGCGGCTTTACAATAGTGGTTTCCTGATGTCCCGTGCCGCCACTTTGGCGGCACATTTCTGCGCACAATCGCGAGCACGATCATGTCTGGCAATACCCTGGGCCTGCTGTTTTCCGTCACCACCTTCGGCGAGTCGCATGGCCCGGCCATCGGCGCTGTCATTGACGGCTGCCCGCCGGGCATGACGCTCTCCGCAGAAGACATCCAGCCCGACCTGGATCGACGCAAGCCCGGCACGTCGCGCCACGTCACACAGCGTAAGGAAGAAGACCTCGTCGAGATCCTCTCAGGCGTGTACGAGGGCAAGACCACCGGCACGCCCATCTGCCTGCTGATCCGCAACACCGATCAGCGCAGCAAGGACTACAGCAACATCGCCGAGACCTTCCGCCCTGGCCACGCTGACTACACCTACTGGCACAAGTACGGCATCCGCGACCCGCGGGGTGGCGGACGCTCATCCGCACGGTTGACCGCGCCAACGGTGGCCGCTGGCGCGGTGGCCAAGAAGTGGCTGCGCGAGAAGTTCGGCATTGAAATCCACGGTTTCATGTCGCAATTGGGCGATATCCAGATTCCGTTCATGGACTGGAGCGAGGTGCCGAACAACCCCTTCTTTGCGCCGAATGCGGAGATCGTTCCTGAACTGGAAACCTATATGGATGCGCTCCGCAAGGACGGCGATTCCGTCGGCGCGCGTATCGAGGTGGTGGCGACCGGCGTGCCGGTTGGCTGGGGCGAGCCGCTGTTTGATCGTCTGGAT
Proteins encoded in this window:
- a CDS encoding MFS transporter, translated to MSQSSQFSLLKQRRFAPFFWTQFLGAMNDNVFKVAFSSLVTYHAALFGNTDPASAAFLISAIFIAPFVLLSATSGQIADRMDKARLIRLVKTLEIAIMAIGCAGFALRHVELLYLCTFLMGVHSTLFGPVKYAYLPQHLQSSELVGGNGLVEMGTFVAILIGTIGGGELANYTRNGDLIGPTLTGIACLVIAVSGWLTARGVPVSPASQPDLRINWNPISETWRNLKLASNQRAVFLSLMGISWLWFVGATFLTSFFAFARNVLGGDQNVVTLLLAVFSVGIGLGSVLCEKLSGRTVEIGLVPFGSIGMTVFAVDLYFASHAEALVAHDVLTGISGFLQNHRHWRVLADLFLLAMFGGFYSVPLYALIQSRCEPTHRARIIAANNILNALFMIASAVLAMVLTHAGFTIPQLFLVTGILNAVVAIYIYTLVPEFLIRFVMWLLIHTVYRVKVEGAERIPDEGPCLLVCNHVSFVDAVVVGAFVRRPVRFVMDHRIFKVPVLSWFFRTVKAIPIAPMHEDPEMLKRAYDAIAAALAEGEVVCIFPEGKITATGEMNPFKEGVRRIVERTPVPVVPMALRGLWGSFFSRHGGAAMTRPFRRGFLNKLELCIGTPVPAQAVSPEGLQAAVLALRGEWL
- the aroC gene encoding chorismate synthase, translated to MSGNTLGLLFSVTTFGESHGPAIGAVIDGCPPGMTLSAEDIQPDLDRRKPGTSRHVTQRKEEDLVEILSGVYEGKTTGTPICLLIRNTDQRSKDYSNIAETFRPGHADYTYWHKYGIRDPRGGGRSSARLTAPTVAAGAVAKKWLREKFGIEIHGFMSQLGDIQIPFMDWSEVPNNPFFAPNAEIVPELETYMDALRKDGDSVGARIEVVATGVPVGWGEPLFDRLDADIAHAMMGLNAVKGVEIGAGFHAVAQRGSEHGDELTPDGFVGNNAGGILGGISTGQDISVSLAIKPTSSIRTPRRSIDKAGDPAMVETFGRHDPCVGIRATPIAEALLALVLIDHALRHRAQCGDVSVETPAIPAKAS
- a CDS encoding FKBP-type peptidyl-prolyl cis-trans isomerase; translated protein: MKLASLLLCASSLALAAVSAQAASPASETLPSGVVVQTLTKGTGPSPKASDTVKVHYRGTLTDGKEFDSSYKRGQPISFPLNRVIPCWTEGVQKMQVGGKAKLTCPAATAYGERGVPGTIPPNSTLNFEVELLGIGG